A stretch of DNA from Hydrogenophaga sp. SL48:
ACGTGCAGCGCTCCGTGCTGGCCAGCGAACTTGCCCTGTCGGACAGCCGCCTGCAGCAGGCTCTGGCCGACGTGCAGCTTTTCAAGGCCCTGGGCGGGGGCTTCTCCCTGGCCCAGGCCGATGCCACCCGAACACCCATTGCCGCAAGGACTCCCCAGTGAATCGCATCCTCACCACCCTCTCGCTCTCCAGCCTGGCCACCGCGAGCCTGTGGCTCGCCGGTTGCAGCGAACCGCCGGTGCCCCCGGCAGCCGTCCGGCCGGTTTTCGTGACCACCGTCCAACCGGCCCCCGCGGTCCAGACCCGCAGCTTCACGTCGACCGTCCGCGCACGCATCGAAAGCGACCTGGCCTTTCGCACCGGCGGCAAGGTGGTCGAGCGGCTCGTCGAGATCGGCGACGCCGTGAAGGCCGGCCAGGTGCTGGCGCGGCTGGACCCGGCCGATTACCGGCTGGCCGTCCAGGCCGCCGCCGACCAGGTGCAGGCGGCCACGGTCGATGCCCAGCAGGCGGCGTCCGACGAGGCTCGATTCGGTCGCCTCCTGGCCGACGGCTCGGTGGGTGCCGCCGACCATGAACGCCAGAAGGCCCGCGCCGACGCCGCCGCAGCACGGCTGGACCAGGCCAGTCGACAGCTGGAGCTGGCGCGCAACCGCGAGGGCTATGCCGCACTGGTGGCGCCTTATGCCGGCGTCGTCACCGCGATCCGCTTTGAACGGGGCCAGGTGGTGCCCGAGGGCCAACCGGTGCTCTCGTTGGCGCGCGATGGCGACAGGGAAGTGGTGGTCGACCTGCCCGAAGACTGGGTGGGCCGCGCTCGCAAGCTCACGGCCACTGCCGCTCCTTGGACCGACACGAAGACCTCGCTGCGGCTCGTGCTGCGAGAACTGTCACCGCAGGCCAGCGCCCAAGGCCGAACCTACCGTGCGCGCTACTCGGCCACGCCCGAATCGCGCGCACAGGTGTCGGCGCTACCACTGGGCAGCACGGTGCAGCTGACGCTGGCTGCGCCCCAGGCTGGGCCAGCCTCCGTCCAGCTGCCGGTCAGCGCGCTGGTCAAGGGCAGCGGCCCCGAGGGCGTCTGGACCCTGAACGCACAAGGGTCCGGACTGGTGTTCACACCGGTCCAGGTGGTCGCCATCGACGACTCCACGGTGCGGGTCACTGGCCTGACCGAGGGCAGCCGCGTGGTCAGCGTCGGCGCCCAGAAGCTGGACGCCGGCATTCCCGTGCGAGCCATCGAGCGGTCCACCGAAGCCGCCACGACCGAGACCCCCAAGAGCCGCTCATGAAACGCTTCAATCTCTCCGAATGGGCGGTCACGCACCAGCCCATGGTGCTGTTCCTCATCATCCTGACGCTGGTCGTTGGTCTGTTTTCGTTCAGCCGCCTCGGGCGCCTGGAAGATCCGACCTTCGAGGTGCCGCAGATGACGGCCATCGTGGTGTGGCCCGGCGCCACCGCACAGGACGTGCAGGACCAGGTGCTCAACCGCATCGAGCGCAAGCTGCAGGAGTTGGACCAGTTCGACTACGTGCGCAGCTTCGCGCGCCAGGGCTACGGCGGCATCACGCTGTGGATGAAGGGCGGCAGCAGCAAGGCCGAGCTCGACGAGGCCTGGTACCAGGTGCGCAAGAAGATCGGCGACGTGCGCCAGGAGCTTCCCGAAGGCGTGCGCGGCCCGTTCTTCAACGACGAGTACAGCGACCGCTACAGCGTGCTGTATGCGCTGAGCGCGCCCGAGCTCTCGATGGCCGAGCTGCTGACGGTCACAGAAGACGTGAAGCGCCGCCTGCAGGGCGTGCCGGGTGCCGGCAAGGTCGACGTGCTGGGCAAGCAGGCCGAGCGCGTCTACGTGGAGGTGTCCACGCAGCGGCTGGCGGCGCTGGGCATCCCGCCTTCGGCCGTGTTCGACGCGCTGGCGCGCCAGAACCTGGTGACGCCGGCCGGCTCCGCCGACACCCCGCATGACCGGGTGCAGGTGCGCGTGGACGGCCGCTTCAACGGTGTGCAGGATGTCTCCGGCGTGGCGCTGGACGTGGGCGGTCAGTTGCTGCGACTGGGCGACGTGGCCAGCGTGCACAGCGGCTACGAAGACCCGCCCAGCCTGACCATCCGCCACAACGGCGTGCCTGTGCTCGCCATCGGCGTGTCGATGAAAGCCAACGGCAACGTCACCGAGTTCGGCCAGGCCATGGACGCGCGCATGGCGCAGATCCGCCAGGAGCTGCCGGCCGGCGTGGAGATCGAGCAGTACGCCGACCAGCCGCGCGTGGTGGCCGATTCGATCTGGGAGTTCGAGCGCGCCTTCCTCGAAGCGCTGGCCATCGTGCTGGCGGTCTCGTTCCTGTTCCTGGGCTGGCGCACCGGCATCGTGGTGGCGGCGTCGGTGCCGCTGGTGCTGGGCCTGGTCGCGGCCGTGATGTACGCCGCCGGCTGGAACCTGGACCGCATCTCTCTGGGTGCGCTGATCATTGCGCTCGGCCTGCTGGTCGACGACGCGATCATCGCGGTGGAGATGATGGTGGTGAAGCTGGAACAAGGCGTGGACCGCCTGCAGGCCGCCACCTACGCCTACACCTCGACCGCGTTCCCGATGCTGACCGGCACGCTGGTCACCGCCGCGGGCTTCATGCCGGTGGGCTTCGCCAAGTCCATCGCCGGCCAGTACGCCGGCGGCATCTTCTGGGTGGTGGGCGTGGCCCTCATCCTGTCGTGGCTGGTGGCCGTGGTCTTCACGCCCTACCTGGGCGTGAAGCTGTTGCCCAAGACCCTGGGCCACGGCGCACACCACGATGTCTACGACCGCCCGGTCTACCACCGGCTGCGCCGCGTGGTCGACTGGGCGGTTCAGCGCCGCTTCGTGGTGCTGGCGCTGACGGTGGCGCTGCTGGGCGCCGCCGGTGCCGGCATGACGAAGGTGCAGCAGCAGTTCTTCCCGACTGCGGCGCGCCCGGAACTGCTGGTCGAGCTGCGCCTGCGCGAAGGCGCCTCGTTCGCGGCCACCGAGCAGCAGGTGAAGCGCCTGGAGGCGGTCCTGAAGCAGGACCCGGAGGTCGAGTTCTTCACCGCCTACACCGGAGCCGGCACGCCGATCTTCTACCTGTCGATCCAGCCCGAACTGCCCAACCCCGGTTTCGCGCAGTTTGTGGTCAAGACGGCGGGCATCGAGCAGCGCGAGCGGGTGCGTACCCGCCTGATGGCGCTGTTCGACCAGGACGAAGCGCTGCCCGACGTCAAGGCGCGGGTCACGCGGCTGGAGTTCGGCCCGCCCGTGGGCTTCCCTGTGCAGTTCCGCGTTGTCGGGCCGGACAAGGCCGTGGTGCGCGACATCGCCTACCGGGTGCGCGACGTTGTGCGCCAGAGCCCGCTGGTGCGCGACACGCAGTTGGACTGGAACGAGCAGGTGCGCTCG
This window harbors:
- a CDS encoding efflux RND transporter permease subunit, which translates into the protein MKRFNLSEWAVTHQPMVLFLIILTLVVGLFSFSRLGRLEDPTFEVPQMTAIVVWPGATAQDVQDQVLNRIERKLQELDQFDYVRSFARQGYGGITLWMKGGSSKAELDEAWYQVRKKIGDVRQELPEGVRGPFFNDEYSDRYSVLYALSAPELSMAELLTVTEDVKRRLQGVPGAGKVDVLGKQAERVYVEVSTQRLAALGIPPSAVFDALARQNLVTPAGSADTPHDRVQVRVDGRFNGVQDVSGVALDVGGQLLRLGDVASVHSGYEDPPSLTIRHNGVPVLAIGVSMKANGNVTEFGQAMDARMAQIRQELPAGVEIEQYADQPRVVADSIWEFERAFLEALAIVLAVSFLFLGWRTGIVVAASVPLVLGLVAAVMYAAGWNLDRISLGALIIALGLLVDDAIIAVEMMVVKLEQGVDRLQAATYAYTSTAFPMLTGTLVTAAGFMPVGFAKSIAGQYAGGIFWVVGVALILSWLVAVVFTPYLGVKLLPKTLGHGAHHDVYDRPVYHRLRRVVDWAVQRRFVVLALTVALLGAAGAGMTKVQQQFFPTAARPELLVELRLREGASFAATEQQVKRLEAVLKQDPEVEFFTAYTGAGTPIFYLSIQPELPNPGFAQFVVKTAGIEQRERVRTRLMALFDQDEALPDVKARVTRLEFGPPVGFPVQFRVVGPDKAVVRDIAYRVRDVVRQSPLVRDTQLDWNEQVRSVQVQVDQDKARQLGLTSADIQGLVQTTLDGAPVTQIRRGEELIDVVVRATPEERKSIGQIGDLQVFSRSGVSIPLSQITRIEPSYEEPVLWRRNRDMALTVRSDLADGVQGPYATEQIRPSLQPIVDSLPAGYRIEEGGAIEESDKANAALFAVFPAMFAVMLTLLMIQLQSFSRLAMVFMTGPLAIIGVVPALLIFQAPFGFVALLGVIALGGMIMRNSIILVDQIDQDIARGVAPWTAIVDATVRRSRPVVLTAAAAVLAMIPLTRSVFWGPMAISIMGGLVVATALTLVFVPALYSAWFRVRRDSAAPEAVASGMRLA
- a CDS encoding efflux RND transporter periplasmic adaptor subunit — translated: MNRILTTLSLSSLATASLWLAGCSEPPVPPAAVRPVFVTTVQPAPAVQTRSFTSTVRARIESDLAFRTGGKVVERLVEIGDAVKAGQVLARLDPADYRLAVQAAADQVQAATVDAQQAASDEARFGRLLADGSVGAADHERQKARADAAAARLDQASRQLELARNREGYAALVAPYAGVVTAIRFERGQVVPEGQPVLSLARDGDREVVVDLPEDWVGRARKLTATAAPWTDTKTSLRLVLRELSPQASAQGRTYRARYSATPESRAQVSALPLGSTVQLTLAAPQAGPASVQLPVSALVKGSGPEGVWTLNAQGSGLVFTPVQVVAIDDSTVRVTGLTEGSRVVSVGAQKLDAGIPVRAIERSTEAATTETPKSRS